One Loxodonta africana isolate mLoxAfr1 chromosome 8, mLoxAfr1.hap2, whole genome shotgun sequence DNA window includes the following coding sequences:
- the SMIM30 gene encoding small integral membrane protein 30, protein MTSVSTQFLFALISLLLLLPVVEAVEAGDAIALLLGVVLSITGICACLGVYARKRNGQM, encoded by the coding sequence ATGACTTCAGTTTCCACACAGTTCCTGTTCGCCCTCatttcactgcttttgctgctcCCTGTTGTTGAAGCAGTAGAAGCAGGAGATGCAATTGCTCTCTTGTTAGGTGTGGTTCTCAGCATTACCGGCATCTGTGCTTGTTTAGGGGTATATGCAAGGAAGAGAAATGGACAGATGTGA